From Amaranthus tricolor cultivar Red isolate AtriRed21 chromosome 4, ASM2621246v1, whole genome shotgun sequence:
ATATCATGATAAAATTGTTATCAAAATAGTACACAAGAAGATATGCACAATAGAAGAGTTTAACTACATACAAGCccaataaaatttaattctaaaACTAATTGGTAATAGGCAAAATAGCCCATATCAATTTTATATGTTAGTTAACATCAATCTTTAATTCTTTAACGTGAAAGATATATAGGTGATTTTTCTAACACAATAACCAATTTTCAGTTATCACCTAATCCTCTTTTGTTTTTCTCATTAtcctaataaaaaaacaaaaaacaaaaagggAGAGAAAAAGATTTGGGATAGGATATAATCTTTTCCCAAAATAttgtaatttagaaaaataatttccACTTTACgtcaaagggaaaaataattccCTATCTATCGTCCActatagatttttttaaaaaaatattcagaGCAAACTGCCATCCTAGATGGTAATTGTACCAAACTGCAATCTGAGATAGCGATTTGCTTAAttctataatttaataaaagtaataaaaatgctaaaaatgtGAGGCACAGGTTTCAATCCCACAACCTCAAAACTTAACAACTTAAGTGCTAACCACTAAAGCAAAGAAACTTCAATGAAGGAATAATACCTTAGCATTAATTTAAGTTTGTATTTTTAGATGCagtaaatttcaaaattattacacCAAGCAAAAAGAATTATACTAAAGTAAATCGCCATCTCAGATGGCGGTTTGGTGTTTTCATAACCAACTAAAACCGTCACCTTAAATAGCGATTTagtaatattgtaatttttttaagtacTGTTTTAAATAAAACGCCATGTGAGGTAGCGTTTTATATTAGATGTTACACCAAAATCGTTGTTTTAAGTAGCGGTTTTAGCAAAAAAgaggcaaaaaaaaattttcttccaACCAGTCCTAAGTGGACGgtagataaaaaattatttttcggTAAAAAGTGAAAATTATTTTCCTAAAATTACAGTATTTTTGGAAAAGATTCGATAGGATAATTAGAAATGGTGCTAGCAAAGCTTTAAGTTTAGAACCCTCATCTGCGGATCACTCATCACTCGAATGGCTGTTCAATTTTCTGGGGCGTGCTTACCAAATTCCTTGTCAAATCTTTGCTCTCTGCAACAACGCCCTCCTAATGGTCGAAATTTATTAGCAGCTTTTGCCTCTACTCATCTGCAATCCTCAACAACCATTCAAGTCAGTCTTTTCAATTCGAagctttaatttttatctttagtttttgttttatgatGTAAGAACTCAATTTTTGTTGAGACTCAATTTCTTTGTTGCAAAACCTTTAATGGATATTAGCGAAAATTTCTACtggatttttgatttttctgcAATACCCATATGATATGATAGGGAATTTGGGTCTGGTTATGGTGGATTTGGACTTGGAAGTTATTTTCATGGAATTGATGGAAGGAAGTGTATTTTGGATGTGTGATTGTATATCGGCTGATTAACACTAATTAGATTGTAATCGAATTGTCTGCTACCATCTTGCTTTCCATATGCTCCTGGGATGGAGCTAGACATATGCAAGGTGCTCGACCATATAAATCCTCTAAATTAATGGGCTTTAAATattagtttgtattagttttcattattttatgGTACAGGGTGGGCTGAGGTGAGTGGAGGGGAGGGTTAATGAGAATCGAACGCTGGTTACTCTTCGGAAAAGCGGTACATACTCCAATTAAAATAAGAACCGATCCTCTAGTTTACAttaattttacttaagtttaatTGCTTGTTTATAGCCAAAGGATATCAAAAAATTGTACCAATTAATGGTGTCTAAAAAATTATAGTGTCTTTATGCTTCGCCCATGATATGCTCTGTCTTGCTATGGAACATATGGGTGATCAACTTGTGCTGGTATTGGAAATGCTAGTTTTGGGTAAAAATTTATCATGCAGTCTTACATTAGTGTTAATCAGCAAGAGTCTACAAGTGAAAATTTGATTGACTGTTGAACTAATTAAAGAGGTTACAATATGGATTATGGAACAAAGATTGTTTTGGCTTACAGTTAGGGCTTTTCATATGTAGATGTCAGCTACTTGGATAAGGTCCTGTGGTAGTGGTACCCAAGGCGAAGGACTAGATTCCATCTACACCTCGTCCTAGTGTTCTTTGTGGCTCATCATAAAAAAAGAATTGTCTGTTTGGTTGCTTGGGTTAGGTTTTGTGTGTGATGTTTCGATTTGGGCTGTCTCAGTTTTTGTATGTGCCTTATTAGTGTGTCATTTTGGCTTAATTTATTGTCGGGTCAAGGTGGGTTGATTTTGACACAATTGATAGTTCTTCTGACAAGCTTTTATGGTATGGTGTATCTTAGTGGCCTGATTGGCTTAACTTTAGTTTCAAAGGTTACATTGTTATATGGTTCATAATGTTGTCCTTTCATGAGAGATTATTGCCAATAGCGGAGATGTATATGTTAAGATGGACGAGAGAACATATTCTaaagaataaaattatttcttctgattttttttatttcaacatGTAGATTGTTGGTGGAAGTGCAACTCGATACAGACATGCAAATGATACAAGCGTACTTGACTCTACAAAGGTCGAGGataattggtttgatttggaaACCGATCTTTATCACTGGACGAAGTCGGTGCGTCCTGTTCAGGTATGTTATAGTTGTCTTACATCTTAATATATTTCATGTCATAGATTGCAGCTTTGGTTGCTTTTATACGATGTTTGTAATTCTTTGGTCCCAATTAAACAGTGGTATCCTGGTCACATAGCCAAAACCGAAAAAGAGCTGAAAGAGCAACTCAAACTGATGGATGTTGTGGTCGAGGTACGAGATGCTAGGATTCCGATGTCAACAAGTCACCCCCAGGTGGATCATCTCTTATGTTATTCCTTGTTTAGCTAGACACGACATCTAAAATTTGAGCTTTCATTTATATGCTCTTTTTGTTTGTgaccagtgtaacataattcgctaaaTAATTCACTTTTTGAATTCGCGTTTCGctcaaattactctaaaatagcctaaaacaGACTATAATTCGCTTTTATTGATTCAcgattcgcaaggagattagtgaatcgattagtgaatcatgtgacagtgtTTGTGACTAACTTCAGATGGACCTATGGATTGGTAATCGCAAAAGAATTCTAGTTCTGAACAGAGAAGATATGATATCCACTGCAGACCGAAATGCTTGGGCAGCCTATTATGCAAAGCAGGGAATAAGGGTTGTTTTTGCGAATGGCCAACTCGGAATGGTATCGACACGAGCAATTCTTATTCAACTTCGTATATTCTGAAATCTGCTAATGACTAACATGTCACCGGCACGTGCAGGGCAGCATGAAATTGAGTCGTTTGGCAAAATCACTTGCTGTTGATGTGAATATTAAACGGAGGGCCAGGGGGCTCCTTCCTCGTCCTGTAAGTTCTTGAAACTTTCCCGAGTGCTTTGTTTCTCATACAATATTACTGTCAGCCATTTGCCAAGGTTTTCTTAGTCCGAGTCAGTATCACATGATTCGTTAATCACCTCGTGAATCGCGTATCGAAAAATGATTGGTTTTAGGCTAATTCTGAACCATTTTaagcgaatcgcgaattcaaaatgcgaactaactagcgaattatgtttcattGGTCCAAGTACAAGGTTTGCTAAGGTTTCCTGAATGCTAAGGGTCTGTTACTTTTTAGGAGGAATTTTTTGGTTGATACTTGATACTTCCAAAAGGATTCTCGAAAATAGCTTAGATAATAGGGACTAAAGAAAGGCTACCActtatgttactcggactcttcattttgcttcacgtacccgtatCCAATCCTTGATCCTCGGACATTGCTTTGGCACTTAGACACTCCagtttaggcgtaaaattgaatatttagacgtatctgaCACTTGAACACGTACGAGTATCTAACAtaagtacccgagtccaagtaacataggctACCACCAAGACTGAGTGAAATTAGCACCCACTAACTAGTAAGCTTTTATATAGTTACATGGTGGACTTAGAGAAATTTGCTTTTGCTTGGTGACAGCCTTCGGCTTTGTTTTGTCTGACAAATAATTGTCGGAATATCATTTTTCTCTAATCTTGCAATTTAAAAGTAGTTTGTTATGCTTCTGAGAGTGTTTACATGTATGTTGGATTTGTTCTCATTGTGTATCGTGATTACTAAACATCAAACAGGTTCGGGCTGGAGTTGTGGGGTACCCCAACGTTGGTAAATCATCGTTGATTAATCGCTTATTGAAACGTCGAATGTGTCCGGCAGCTCCTCGACCAGGTGTTACACGGCAACTGAAGTAAGTATTATATAGCATtccattttctttatttttggtttagaccggaaaagaaattaaagagcgttaagtgtttattatttatttcgtttttatttttatacaatCACCATTTAGAATGTTTCCATTATTTCCCAGAATTGACGATTTTCACCCATGACATCCCACAAAGTCTCTTGAACAATTAGAGCAgccttttaaattttgtttgtatccttctcattttcactCATTTATCTCTGGTAAGGTGGGTTCGGTTCGGAAAGGACCTAGAACTCTTGGACTCTCCTGGTATAATCCCGATGAGAATCAGTGATCAGTCGGCTGCTATAAAGCTTGCGATTTGTGATGATATTGGTGAGAGATCATACGATGTTGCTGATGTAGCGGCAATTCTTGTGCAAATGCTGGCAAGGATACCATCAATAGGTTCGGCAATTTCGTTTGATAATTTTACATTTCAAGAATATTCATCCTTCCTTCCACTTTGTCAGTCTTTCATACTTCATTAGGTATTGTATGTCTGGTTCCCTAATCACTTTGTTACTCAGCCAATTACCGTAATGGTTAGCATCATTTCTAAATTCATCTGTAAGTACAGCATCGGTTACATTTCTAGCATGGGCGGAAATTCTAAGCGGACAGTCAAGGAAGGGAAAAATACTAAACTCGGCTAGTATATAACCTGCCTTTATGAAGGtgtgtttggcaaatgacttTGTTGACTTTCTGGTTGGTCAAACTATCAAAAACGTGTTTGGTAAATATGGCTTTTAAGCCATAATCAAAAAGCTACTATGAGTAGCTTTTTCAttgacttttggctttttgACCAACTTTTCTCTAAATCAACAAAAgatttttaccaaacatctccaacTTAAGCAGTTGGATTAAGATCTAGCAAATTAGTCGATACTTCCAGTTAGTCAAACCAGCCAACCGCTCTAGCCAACAACCATTTGTCAAACAGAAACTATATTTAGCTCATTTGACACAacaatttttgaattttctcaTAATTCAAGAATTTGCCGCTTGTTATAGGTACAAAAGCTCTTTACAATCGGTACAGGATTGAGACAGAAGGCCAATCTGGTCAAATGTACGTCCATCACTTATATGATCCAAATCCCTtgtgtattttaattatataattcaatattcgaaatcaataaataacaatGTGCACCCGTAAACTGATTTCTCCGTTCTTTTCTGCTTTTTGGCCCTGTTCCTCTGTTTTCAACAATTGCAGATTTGTTCATAAGCTCGCCCTCAAACTATTCGGTGGGGATGTCCACCAGGCGGCATTTCGCATCCTTACGGACTTCAGGAAGGGTAAATTTGGCTGGTTCTCTCTTGAAAGGCCTCCAAGGTAGAACAGCAACAGTGAAACTGATCAGAAAGCAGAAGCGAGCGTCACACGCGTAAAACTTATTGATCCAACTTATAGCACGCAATGCGCATTCAACAGCAGATGGAAGATCGACATACCGATCTGCTGGGCGCCATTCGGCTAAGAAAATCGTGTCATAGGACAGGCTATCGGATGCTTTACCATGATTCAGTTTGTTCGGCATCAGCCTTGCCATGGCTTAGGATTTACGAATGATTTGCTCAACTGTATTAAACATATTGTATGTTACGGTATAGTGGCTGCGTCCTGTATGGTGTGAGAGAATTATTGGAAGAATGTTCTAGAAGTAGATTACTAGTACAAGTCGTCGTCTCTTGAGAGGCCGTCTCTCGGGTCCAGCCCACTAAACTTAATGtcacttacatcatttttaatgtctacttatcgtatccttaatacctatttataatatttcaaaaaatatataatgggctggctcaattagagatgatttctcacaagaatttatgttACTAGTATGTTAAAAGTAGTTATGAGAAAGCTCTGCCCTCTTCTAGTTTCATGTAGTATTGTAGTACTAGTTTAAATTATATGTTCGAGGGTTTTCTCTTTCCTTGTGACAGCGATTTGATTCTCACGAGTCACGACTTGTATGgtagattaattttattttttcttatttgtaGAGATTCTTCAAACGTATCtatgaatataaaaaataatgtgaaaataaagataaaaatcaCACGAGATTCCGTGGTTCAACTAATGTGACTTACATCACGAGTTAAAGGATATATGTTGTTGTTAGCCTTTTTGGTTGAAGAAGAAATGAGacaaaaggaagaaaataaTCCGAAAACATTAGAATGTTAATATACAGTGGATTAAAACTCACCTCTACATATAAGACAATTACGTTCCACAAATCAAGTATAAATCAACAACAAActgaaaataaatacaaaaattgaatttaaaatactaatataTTTAAACACTCACCTCTACATATGTATTGAATCAACTTAATGAGATAACTAATTTTATAACAAGCTATGAGCGCGAATTTTCATCTTAAACATTCAAattaacacaatatatatatatatatatatatatatatatatatatatatatatatatatatatatatatatatatatatatatatatatatatatatatatatatatcccgtctcgtatgagaccgtctcactatgagacgagcccatataattagctcatttctttaattgattactttaagatcgtaagcaattgttttaaggttataagttatcaatataaaacaataaaaatttattattttaaaattataagtaatcactctaagacaTAAAGTACATTCTGAGCCaacccaatagagatggtctcaccatgataccgtctcatttaagaattagggATTCATTGAGAAGGggtacacccttgatttcactaaaataaaaaaaatctatggtcacgattgagcaaaactcataattataaaagtaactatgttacacagaaaggtaactatgaaataatttttaaaatgtttttaatttataacatagtatccttttttgtatatatagtaatcaaacaaaatcaaataaaaattcttctcacccttctcattttaaaatccttcttatttgatcatatatatatatatatatatatatatatatatatatatatatatatatatatatatatatataatactaagtTAGCTACGAATTtttgatcaaataaaaaaaaaaaaaaaagcaagctACAAATTTAATGCATCCATTGTTTTTCTAGAGCTTTTTAAGAGGAAAAAGGAAAGTCCTTCACATGACAATCACAACGAAAAAAGGGTAGGAAAATAATTGTACAGTCCCCTGTCTTATGGAGAAAGATCTTTACATTTTGGCTTTACATTTGGGTGGAGATGgcgaaaattaatataaaggaCTAAGCTAATCACTAACCACCCATCACTACATGTTTTCATTctaattatcaaattgattatgagctaaatatttctaatcctgttaaaattgaattttaaatttacatttttacgtcatgataaatttatttgtaaaattaaattatagttaatttaattataaaattggaTAAATTTCAGATCAAATTTACATTAAACGCTGGCAAATGCTATTACTaaatagattttatttttttgcatcGTGTAAAGCTTAAAATATGTATGCCCTTTTTACTTTCTAAGCATATTCCCTTTTACCCATCTGATTTGGCTTCCCTCATGATGCCTTATCTTTGCTACTAAATCCATAATATTTCTTGACTTGTCTTCTTTttattaatcttaatctttGAATACACTAGTCAAAATATTTGTTAGTGAATATTATTAGGCTAAGGTTGAcctgataaatttttaaataatttaaatataatacttttaataaaattaaattaacatttaaaagatatatgaaaaactaaaaaaaatggtCACATTAtctttgatattatgttttagggGCAAAAGTTAtcatccaaataaaaaaattagcatGTATTTGAGCATATAAATTTAACTCTCAGCagtatatttttcaaaataatcttTTTGACTATTAATTACATCTT
This genomic window contains:
- the LOC130810997 gene encoding DAR GTPase 3, chloroplastic, producing the protein MAVQFSGACLPNSLSNLCSLQQRPPNGRNLLAAFASTHLQSSTTIQIVGGSATRYRHANDTSVLDSTKVEDNWFDLETDLYHWTKSVRPVQWYPGHIAKTEKELKEQLKLMDVVVEVRDARIPMSTSHPQMDLWIGNRKRILVLNREDMISTADRNAWAAYYAKQGIRVVFANGQLGMGSMKLSRLAKSLAVDVNIKRRARGLLPRPVRAGVVGYPNVGKSSLINRLLKRRMCPAAPRPGVTRQLKWVRFGKDLELLDSPGIIPMRISDQSAAIKLAICDDIGERSYDVADVAAILVQMLARIPSIGTKALYNRYRIETEGQSGQIFVHKLALKLFGGDVHQAAFRILTDFRKGKFGWFSLERPPR